Below is a genomic region from Asterias amurensis chromosome 4, ASM3211899v1.
ACACTTTCTTTGGTCTATATTTGGTGTTCTTCAAGCTGCAGTTAACAATGAAGGTGTGACCAATCTTAAACATGAATTGTGCCTTTCCAGGGATCTTCACTGGAGTTCTACTGAAATTATTTGGAACGAGACCGCTGATGATGTTCAGTGGTGCAGTAGCTGCAGGATTTACCATCATAGCTGCAGTGGTATCGACGTCACTGGTCCATATTGCTTCGTGTTTCATCGTATGCAGTAAGTATTTATGGAATAACATGCTAACATCACAGAAGATTTGTGACAGACTGCAAGGATCTCGTTATTTTTCGATACAATCCATGCCATGTCCAATTGCTtcgaaaatattttatttactcGTTAGTTTTTCATTCTCCCAAACTCCGATTTCGAATCCCAAAAAGCATATGTTATATGATTATTCCGAAGACATAGTTTCCTTTTCTTGTAGGCATAAATTACTCTTCTTTAAATTACTCGTTTGTGAAGGGAAGAGAAAACATaagtattttatatttttgttaatcTGTGTAGGTTTTGGATATGCCATGATGCGAAATGCTTCAGTCGCAGTTCTGTTGAAACACTTCCCGGATAATTTCGCCTCCATGAATGGGATGAGTTTGATAGGAGGCCCTTTGGGTATGATGATCGTCCCTCCCGTGGTTCAGCAACTGATCCAGCTTTATGGCTGGCGAGGTGCTCTGGCTCTTCTCGGTGCTATGTCGGCAAATTATTGCGTCTTCGCTGCTCTGGTTAGACCTCTGCGTACCAGAAACTCCTACACACCGATAGCTGATGGTGAGCCGAACTCTACAACAAGCCAACCTCCCAACGAACCACTTTGGCACAAATTGAGACAAACGTTTGGAATAATCAGTGAGAAAATCGACCTCTTAAAGAGCGCTGGTGAACCGGGATTCTTTACCCTCCTGTTCGTTAGTTTCCTTGAGGGAACCTTATTCTGTGGTTGGCATATATTTCTCATCCCGAATGCTATTGCCCTGGGTTTCAATGAGACAATGTCGTCATTTCTGGCTACTTTTGCCGGCTTTGGAAGCGTGTTTGGGCGTCTTTTGTCCGGTTTTTTAATCGACCAAGGACTGCTGCAAGCACATTCCGTCTTGGCTCTGTCAGCTTTCTTGCTGGCCTTGGTTTTTCTCCTTGATCCCATCGCTGCACCATCATACGAGGCAGTTGCTACCCTCGCCACTATTGGCGGGTTTGCCATCGGAGTCGGCTATCCATTACTAATCGTCTTGTCGGTTAATTTTTATGAAGAGAGAAGAGTGTTTGCCCTGTCTtggatgtttttgtttactgGTTTCGGTATGTCAGCAGGAGGTTTCGCAATCGGTAAGTGTAGAATCGTGCTTTATGATAATACAGCCCAATTCTTCTGTGATATTGCCGCTCCCTATAGACCGTTATTTTGGTTGCAAACATTGTTGACCAGGACTAGCATTTCGAACGGGCGGGCTTGTAGTATCACACCCACAATTTGTTTCGGACAAGTTTAACTCGTACACAAAAAAACACGTCGTAAAATCGACTAAAGTCTTCAATGTTCTTGTGAGTTTTAAAGCACTTGACTCCAACATGTACTCTGACTACACCATTAATATTTATTCAATTGACCACTGTCTCTATACTATGACGAATTGCAACGAACCCATCGATCGCTTATAGTATCGAAAGCATGGGCCGTATGAGAGGTCCTGCCTATTATATGAAACCTATTTCCTAAAAAAATGCGTAGACAAATGAGCAAGATGATAAATGTGCTGCCACTTAGTGACCCTAAAAACACCCGTTCTATTTCTAATCACTTCTTTGCCATCCTGCGTTATTCTTTTGTTTGTATATGTTGTATGCAGGTTGGATACATGACGTGACTGGTGATTATGGAGTTGCTTTCTGCACGATGGGAGTAACTTCTGTTGTCACGGGGTTGTTGTCATTGACGTTGAGACCTACTTGCTTCTCATGTAAAACTCAGGAGCGGGAGTAGGATTGAATGAACTCAAGGCAATTTTGTTTAACCTAACACGATTTTAAGgcttttgaacattttgagtTCCGGTCTTGAGAGTCtccttacaggcagtggacactattggtaattactcaaaataactattagcataacacctttcttggtgaccagtaatggggagaggttgatggtatacaacattgtgagaaacggctccctctgaagtgaagtagttttcgagaaagaagtaatttttccacgaatttgatttcgagacctcagatttagaatttgaggtctcgaaatcaaccatctaaacgcacacaacttcgtgtgacatgggtgttttttctttcattattatctcgcaacttcgatgaccgattgagctcaaattttcataggttggTTAATTcttgcatattttgagatacaccaactatgaaggctagtctttgacaattaccaatagtgtcccctgcctttagtGACAAACCCATCTCTTATTCGTTTATACCATCGAATTTTGTTTGTTACACTGTGTTCTCGACGCACGACTCGCTTGATTGTACACAGCTACATGAGTTCAATCTTCACTATTTACTCACAAGTAGGTCGGGCTATATTTAAGTTCAGGTTTGGACTACATGGGTCGGGATACAAATTTGGTGTTTAAAGTTgttcgggctacatttaggtacagtTTTGTTCTTGGTCGAGCtaaaactgagttcaaattttgagcTACATTCAGGTGTGGGTACATTTCAAgcttgggctacatttaggttgaGCCACATATTGGTACAGTTATGTGGATGCAATAAATAAGTAGGTCTGGCTACATTAAGGGCTTGAGCTACCGTAAGGTACCACACACTCTTACATGCCCGTATGGTGCAAATGCACGTATcgttatgaaaataattttgctttatattgttttagttttttaaatttttttattatcaatttTCGCATATTCATTTAGAGCATATGAAGTTAGTTTTGTGAATCAGAACTGGCATGAAAAACGTCACACACTAAAACTACTTTTAACTGTGTAAAAGTCACCGTAAATCTATGATTTTGTTCGACTTGGTGCATTGGTAACCTCATCTAGTTTCAATAATTAAGTTTAGTGAATCGTTTGTGTGGTGTGGTATTCGAATGGCTGGTCCTAGTTATTCGGATGGACTCTTGCATACTCTGCAGGGCAGACCAAGGTATCCTCTGTAacattttctgtttgttttttcctcttttatttattcataggcctcttttttaatcatgcgaaactgtattttattgtagtgtaggcctatatatatttttttattgcagTGTGAATTTAGTCAAgtgtagtttaatttatttcatatttcatttgcattaaatttgtatgtattttttcctcTTTTCAGTAATTAACTGCCGTGTTTTACTAcgtgttatttaaaaaaaatcgattTGGTTGAGGCGTATTTTGTTGAATTGTGTGTTGCTGTTGACATCttcttttttattcatttttatttcatgcaaaacTGTTCTGTTCTATTTGTACCCTTTAAACGTTAATTAAAAAGGAGCATTGAACTGAACAAAGTAAACGGGCTAGAGGGAACAGAACAACAGTATACCTCCATAGAGAACCTCCCCCTTCCATCGGGGCGCTACTATAGAAAGTACGATGGGTGCACCAGTAGTAGGTCCATGGCGATGGGTGATTTTCCTAGTAAGGATGGGCGTAAGTTTCGTGTCCTTTGGCGTCCTGAAGTCCATGGGGTTGTTTATAGATGAGTTTGTTGAGTACTTTGAATGCAGCACACGTGCAGCAGGTCTTGTCGTTAGCCTCCCATTCACCATTGGTAGTGGAACAGGTAAGCTTTGTATTTCTGTCACCCTGTGGA
It encodes:
- the LOC139936649 gene encoding monocarboxylate transporter 13-like; translation: MGASPVVGPWRWVILLVRTGVCFVSFGVLKSMGLFIDEFVDYFECSTRAAGLVVSLPFAFGNVSGIFTGVLLKLFGTRPLMMFSGAVAAGFTIIAAVVSTSLVHIASCFIVCSFGYAMMRNASVAVLLKHFPDNFASMNGMSLIGGPLGMMIVPPVVQQLIQLYGWRGALALLGAMSANYCVFAALVRPLRTRNSYTPIADGEPNSTTSQPPNEPLWHKLRQTFGIISEKIDLLKSAGEPGFFTLLFVSFLEGTLFCGWHIFLIPNAIALGFNETMSSFLATFAGFGSVFGRLLSGFLIDQGLLQAHSVLALSAFLLALVFLLDPIAAPSYEAVATLATIGGFAIGVGYPLLIVLSVNFYEERRVFALSWMFLFTGFGMSAGGFAIGWIHDVTGDYGVAFCTMGVTSVVTGLLSLTLRPTCFSCKTQERE